The proteins below come from a single Patescibacteria group bacterium genomic window:
- the mraY gene encoding phospho-N-acetylmuramoyl-pentapeptide-transferase — translation MTDQLLTQNFLILLVQASLGFGVAIALTPVYTYFAFKLKLWKQIRDTATTGEKATVFARLHAAKHKRNIPTMAGIVTVIAISAVTLLTNWSRNQTYLLVFGLISAGSIGLIDDIINIRGSGKGVAGLRSTIKFLLIMVIAVIGALYFYYRLKYSLIHIPAVGDFEIGILYIPLFVLVIVSTSNAVNITDGLDGLSGGLLAASFGAFGIIALAQGNIGIAGFCLATVGAVLAYTWFNIFPARFFMGDIGSFALGTALGVVAMLTNSVFVLPIIGFVFVMEAGSSLVQIISKKLFKRKIFISAPLHHHLEAIGWPETKVTMRLWIIGAVCAGLGLMIGLVGKG, via the coding sequence ATGACAGACCAACTATTAACCCAAAACTTTCTTATACTTTTGGTTCAAGCCTCACTGGGTTTTGGCGTAGCAATTGCCCTGACTCCTGTATATACATACTTTGCGTTCAAGCTAAAACTCTGGAAGCAAATTAGAGACACGGCTACTACTGGCGAGAAAGCCACTGTGTTTGCCCGGCTCCATGCTGCCAAACACAAAAGAAACATACCCACTATGGCTGGTATTGTGACAGTTATTGCGATATCTGCAGTTACTTTACTCACGAATTGGTCGCGTAATCAAACATATCTTTTAGTATTTGGCCTCATATCGGCCGGGTCAATCGGCTTGATTGATGATATTATCAACATCAGAGGTTCTGGTAAAGGAGTCGCTGGTCTTAGATCAACAATAAAGTTCTTGCTAATAATGGTCATAGCAGTTATTGGTGCACTTTACTTCTATTATAGGCTCAAATATAGCCTGATCCATATCCCAGCAGTCGGGGATTTCGAAATTGGAATTCTTTATATTCCGCTCTTTGTTTTGGTAATTGTATCCACATCTAATGCTGTGAATATAACCGATGGCCTAGATGGTCTGTCGGGTGGCCTCTTAGCTGCATCCTTTGGGGCCTTTGGAATCATCGCCTTAGCCCAAGGTAATATCGGGATAGCTGGGTTCTGCCTAGCTACAGTAGGGGCTGTGCTGGCCTATACTTGGTTTAATATATTCCCGGCTAGGTTTTTCATGGGGGATATAGGCTCATTTGCCCTTGGAACGGCTCTTGGAGTGGTAGCAATGCTGACGAATTCTGTTTTTGTCCTTCCTATTATTGGCTTTGTCTTTGTTATGGAGGCAGGCTCGAGCCTGGTGCAGATTATTTCCAAGAAGCTATTTAAGCGAAAAATATTTATTTCGGCACCGCTGCATCATCACCTAGAGGCAATTGGCTGGCCAGAGACAAAAGTCACAATGAGGCTGTGGATAATAGGCGCTGTATGCGCCGGCTTAGGGCTGATGATTGGCTTAGTCGGTAAGGGCTAA
- a CDS encoding penicillin-binding protein 2 codes for MPNSSSPANDFNKRIVFISVTMCIFVFVVIFKLVYVQVYMHNSYIQKANAQQSRKFVINAKRGQIYVQDGNNELYPIALNQQRYLLAADPKYIKDPNESVDKLSGYLGSTDREALRSKLSDKDQRYVVINKKLSSNEAEEVKKMNIAGVILIPQDGRNYPEGELFSHITGYVNDDESGQYGIEEYMNQTIAGVDGVNRAVTDAQGVPITSNENTLIKPKDGSDLVLTIDRNIQAMAAQALETAVKNNKAENGSIIVMDPKTGAIKAMVNYPYYDPNNYQAVPQDEYSKFLNRSITNLFEPGSGFKVITMSAGIETGKVKPDTKYEDTGESKIDDRVVKNADNKKYGTSSMVDVIQKSLNTGVVFVLKQLGTDPNKITYKSKEVFYDYIKKFGFGERTGIELAGESKGFIKDPDSPDVDYANMSFGQGLSSTSLQLINSVAVVANGGTLYKPYLVDKEITQSGEIKQKKPEVIRDNVISAQTAATVASMMEQVVLKGSGWPARMKGYNIAGKTGTAQVPKADGQGYEESKNIGSFVGFGPVEDPKFVMLVRVDYPKVDGFAEKTAVPAFAEVAKQLFIYYQVPPNGN; via the coding sequence ATGCCAAATAGCAGCAGCCCAGCCAATGATTTTAATAAGCGCATTGTATTTATATCTGTAACGATGTGTATTTTCGTGTTTGTTGTGATTTTTAAGCTAGTTTATGTACAAGTTTATATGCATAATTCCTACATACAAAAAGCGAATGCTCAGCAATCTAGAAAATTTGTAATTAATGCCAAGAGAGGCCAGATTTATGTTCAGGATGGTAATAACGAACTCTATCCAATCGCATTAAACCAGCAGCGGTATCTATTGGCCGCAGACCCAAAGTATATTAAGGACCCTAACGAAAGTGTTGATAAACTATCTGGATACCTTGGGAGCACGGATCGCGAAGCGCTACGCTCTAAATTATCTGATAAAGATCAGCGCTATGTTGTTATTAATAAAAAGCTATCATCTAATGAAGCCGAAGAAGTAAAAAAAATGAATATAGCTGGGGTTATATTAATCCCTCAAGATGGCCGAAACTACCCAGAAGGTGAGCTATTTTCGCACATTACCGGCTATGTAAATGATGACGAATCTGGGCAATATGGTATTGAGGAGTATATGAACCAGACAATTGCTGGCGTAGATGGAGTCAACAGGGCCGTAACTGATGCTCAAGGCGTGCCGATAACTTCCAATGAGAACACGCTCATCAAGCCTAAAGACGGCAGCGACCTTGTCCTCACAATCGACAGGAATATACAGGCTATGGCCGCCCAAGCACTCGAGACGGCAGTCAAAAATAATAAAGCCGAAAATGGCAGCATAATAGTTATGGACCCGAAAACTGGAGCAATAAAAGCAATGGTTAACTATCCTTATTATGACCCAAATAATTATCAGGCTGTTCCGCAAGATGAGTATAGCAAGTTCTTAAATCGTTCTATAACCAATTTATTTGAGCCTGGGTCTGGCTTTAAGGTTATAACAATGTCGGCTGGTATCGAAACAGGCAAGGTAAAACCAGATACTAAATACGAGGACACTGGAGAATCTAAGATTGATGATAGGGTAGTCAAGAACGCTGACAATAAGAAGTATGGCACATCAAGCATGGTTGATGTCATTCAGAAGTCCTTAAATACTGGGGTAGTATTTGTATTAAAACAGCTCGGGACTGATCCGAATAAGATCACTTACAAGTCCAAGGAGGTATTTTACGACTATATCAAAAAGTTTGGCTTTGGTGAGCGCACAGGCATTGAGCTGGCCGGTGAATCAAAAGGTTTTATAAAAGATCCAGATAGCCCAGATGTAGATTACGCTAATATGAGCTTTGGTCAGGGGCTTTCGAGCACTAGCTTACAGCTTATCAACTCTGTGGCAGTAGTGGCTAATGGGGGTACACTCTATAAGCCCTACTTAGTGGACAAAGAAATCACTCAATCTGGCGAAATCAAACAAAAAAAGCCAGAAGTTATAAGAGATAATGTAATATCCGCTCAGACGGCTGCAACGGTAGCTAGCATGATGGAGCAAGTGGTGCTTAAGGGGTCTGGTTGGCCGGCCAGGATGAAGGGCTATAATATCGCAGGCAAAACTGGAACCGCACAGGTTCCTAAGGCTGATGGCCAGGGCTATGAGGAGTCAAAGAACATTGGAAGTTTCGTTGGCTTTGGGCCCGTTGAGGATCCTAAGTTTGTTATGCTAGTAAGAGTTGATTACCCCAAGGTTGATGGATTCGCAGAAAAGACTGCAGTTCCAGCCTTTGCGGAAGTCGCCAAGCAGCTCTTTATTTATTATCAGGTGCCTCCGAATGGGAATTAA
- the rsmH gene encoding 16S rRNA (cytosine(1402)-N(4))-methyltransferase RsmH, with protein sequence MKLHIPVLLQQTIDLLGLESGQTVLDCTAGYGGHAEAILSKIGPSGHLILVDRDTDALSYLRKKFASHTNIDFLHSNFAELNWDNIPQPDRILLDLGVSSPQLDTPTRGFSFSKDARLDMRMDTTQAKDALEIVNGYDESDIASIIYKYGEESRSRQIAKAIVLARSVSAIASTTELASIVSSALPGKTKVHPATKTFQAIRIEVNAELYSLERVLPMASRCLKSKGIMAIISFHSLEDRIVKQYFKRITNSEKDYVTGMEIGTPNFRLVNKKPVKGSKNDNNPRARSAMLRAVEKIN encoded by the coding sequence ATGAAATTACACATACCAGTATTACTACAGCAAACTATCGATCTTCTGGGCTTAGAAAGCGGGCAGACCGTGCTAGACTGCACAGCAGGCTATGGAGGACATGCTGAAGCAATACTTTCCAAGATTGGCCCTAGCGGACATCTCATCCTCGTGGATAGAGATACAGACGCCTTAAGCTATCTTAGAAAGAAATTTGCGAGCCATACAAACATCGATTTCCTGCACAGCAACTTCGCAGAGCTTAATTGGGATAATATCCCCCAGCCTGACAGAATCCTATTGGACCTTGGTGTCTCATCACCGCAGCTAGACACCCCCACAAGGGGATTTAGCTTTAGTAAGGACGCCAGGCTAGACATGAGGATGGATACCACCCAGGCAAAAGACGCCCTAGAGATAGTCAACGGATATGACGAATCCGACATAGCTAGCATCATATACAAATATGGTGAAGAATCCCGTTCGAGACAAATTGCCAAAGCAATCGTCTTGGCAAGGTCAGTGTCGGCCATTGCCAGCACCACTGAGCTAGCTAGTATAGTTTCCAGCGCCCTACCCGGTAAGACCAAGGTCCACCCAGCGACCAAGACTTTCCAGGCCATAAGAATTGAAGTTAATGCCGAGCTTTATAGTCTTGAGCGGGTTTTACCAATGGCAAGCAGGTGCCTTAAGTCCAAGGGGATAATGGCGATAATTAGCTTTCACAGCCTTGAAGATCGAATAGTTAAGCAGTACTTTAAAAGAATAACAAATTCTGAAAAAGATTATGTAACTGGTATGGAAATAGGCACACCAAACTTTAGACTGGTGAATAAAAAACCAGTAAAAGGTTCTAAAAATGATAACAACCCACGAGCAAGGAGCGCTATGCTCCGAGCCGTTGAAAAGATAAATTAA
- a CDS encoding MraZ N-terminal domain containing protein, producing MDYFERKLDDKNRLTIPRELQSELGNEVVVTQGFGQYLHLYSKEVWDNEMENALSGDILDESIADLNVKFRIGKSTSKLDSKQGRVTLEAHQMALLTNARTVAMVRAGKYWRIVAK from the coding sequence ATGGATTACTTCGAAAGAAAACTAGACGACAAAAATAGGCTCACAATTCCTCGAGAATTACAGAGCGAGTTAGGAAACGAAGTAGTGGTTACCCAAGGCTTCGGCCAATATCTGCACCTTTACTCTAAAGAGGTATGGGACAACGAAATGGAAAATGCGCTATCAGGTGATATTCTAGATGAATCAATCGCTGATTTGAACGTTAAATTCCGCATCGGTAAATCAACCTCAAAACTCGACTCCAAGCAGGGGAGAGTAACCTTAGAAGCCCATCAAATGGCTTTACTTACAAATGCTCGCACAGTTGCCATGGTCCGTGCCGGCAAGTACTGGCGAATAGTAGCTAAGTAA
- a CDS encoding VIT1/CCC1 transporter family protein: MRHRKKISADYLHSGFFGIEDSLVSTTGALAGIAISSTSKAAIISAALVIIAVESTSMAASEFVSEETEEDVENTKNPASPLISGLIIFVGYIVAGIIPLAPYLLLPKLQAIPVSIGLALTGLFLLGIYKGKISHKSPLRSALEVLIIGGVAAGIGVAVGLIFKV; this comes from the coding sequence ATGAGACATCGTAAAAAGATTTCTGCAGATTATTTGCACAGTGGTTTTTTTGGTATAGAAGACAGCCTGGTGTCCACTACTGGTGCACTAGCAGGTATCGCCATTAGCTCAACCAGTAAGGCAGCAATTATTTCTGCGGCGCTAGTTATAATTGCGGTAGAATCTACTTCTATGGCCGCCAGTGAGTTTGTAAGCGAGGAGACTGAAGAAGATGTCGAGAATACCAAAAACCCTGCTAGCCCTCTAATTAGCGGCCTAATTATATTTGTTGGCTACATAGTAGCTGGCATTATTCCCCTCGCTCCCTACTTACTATTGCCTAAACTTCAGGCAATACCCGTAAGCATCGGCCTAGCCTTAACGGGGCTGTTTTTGCTTGGTATTTACAAAGGTAAAATTAGCCACAAGAGCCCGTTGCGATCAGCGCTAGAAGTGCTAATAATCGGCGGTGTTGCAGCTGGAATCGGTGTTGCAGTTGGCTTGATATTTAAGGTCTAG
- a CDS encoding glycine--tRNA ligase yields MSNPKISMEELVSYAKRRGFVFQASEIYGGVSGMYDFGPYGVELKNNLKKLWWKEMVYTNENITGLDSAIIQSPKVWEASGHVERFSDPMIDCKACKKRYRADKLADIDSVDVDELNSKLIDIVCPNCKEHDWTDIRHFNLLMKTFLGPIEDSSATAYLRGETCQGIYTNFNNVRETTRAKLPFGVAQIGKAFRNEITPGDFLFRQREFEQAEMQMFVEPDNAKEVFESWKERRMQWHQSFLRKDNLRFREHGENERAHYAKDAWDIEYNFPFGFKEMEGIHNRGDWDLSRHSKYSGQKLEYFNEESKEHTLPWVVETSVGVDRLFLAALVDAYTEEEVNDEKRVVMKFDPRIAPVKVAILPLSKKPELSDVAHEIFRSIAGEYNVEYDETQSIGKRYRRQDEIGTPYCVTVDFESLEDKAVTVRDRDTMAQERIKIEELKRYLTGRLHV; encoded by the coding sequence ATGAGCAATCCAAAAATATCCATGGAAGAGTTAGTTAGCTACGCCAAGCGGCGCGGTTTTGTGTTTCAGGCCAGTGAAATATACGGTGGCGTTAGCGGTATGTACGACTTTGGCCCATACGGCGTTGAGCTAAAAAATAATCTCAAGAAGCTGTGGTGGAAAGAAATGGTCTATACGAACGAGAATATCACCGGTCTAGATAGTGCAATTATTCAAAGCCCAAAGGTCTGGGAGGCGAGTGGCCATGTTGAGCGTTTTAGCGACCCAATGATAGACTGTAAGGCTTGCAAGAAACGCTATAGGGCCGACAAGCTAGCAGACATTGATAGCGTTGATGTAGATGAGCTCAATTCTAAGCTAATTGATATTGTATGCCCAAACTGTAAAGAACACGACTGGACAGATATAAGACATTTTAATCTTTTAATGAAGACTTTTCTGGGTCCAATTGAAGATTCTAGCGCGACAGCTTATTTAAGAGGCGAAACCTGCCAGGGAATTTACACAAACTTTAATAATGTACGCGAAACAACTCGAGCCAAATTACCATTTGGCGTGGCCCAAATAGGTAAGGCCTTTCGTAACGAAATAACTCCAGGCGACTTCTTGTTTAGACAGCGCGAATTTGAGCAGGCCGAAATGCAAATGTTCGTTGAGCCCGATAATGCTAAAGAAGTTTTTGAAAGCTGGAAAGAGCGCCGTATGCAGTGGCACCAAAGCTTCTTGCGAAAAGATAATTTACGCTTTAGAGAGCATGGCGAGAACGAGCGAGCCCACTACGCCAAAGACGCCTGGGACATCGAGTATAATTTTCCATTTGGCTTCAAGGAAATGGAAGGAATCCATAATCGTGGAGACTGGGATCTAAGTAGACACTCAAAATACAGTGGTCAGAAGCTAGAATATTTTAATGAAGAGTCAAAAGAGCACACCTTGCCTTGGGTGGTAGAGACATCAGTTGGTGTAGATAGGCTGTTTTTGGCAGCACTTGTAGATGCCTACACCGAAGAAGAAGTTAATGACGAGAAGCGAGTGGTGATGAAATTTGACCCCAGAATCGCACCTGTTAAAGTTGCTATTTTGCCGCTAAGCAAAAAACCCGAACTAAGCGATGTTGCTCATGAGATATTTAGATCGATTGCAGGTGAATACAATGTGGAGTACGACGAAACCCAATCTATCGGCAAGCGCTACAGGCGCCAAGACGAAATTGGCACTCCATACTGCGTGACAGTAGACTTTGAGAGCTTAGAAGACAAAGCCGTCACCGTACGAGATCGCGACACTATGGCACAAGAACGAATTAAGATTGAAGAACTCAAGCGTTACCTTACAGGTAGGCTACATGTCTGA
- the recO gene encoding DNA repair protein RecO: MRQSDCTGYVIARRSLKDNDRIIVIFTLEQGKISLIAKGIKKPRAKLQAHTEPLVETRFSYIGKGKLPTLVAARTQALNIFFEAKLEARLMALLITEVLDLITIEAQPNNTLYHCYKSSLEEIGSGSNVLLTATFALLGMMKYSGLAPDIRGIEGHSKYYFNMTDGRVASSKTNIDAIVISPDAVKLWSICTNYNISTCLRLKLENRTLVESLSLLLGYLQYSFDRKIKSIKVISESTELLHA, from the coding sequence GTGAGGCAGTCTGACTGCACCGGCTATGTGATAGCGCGCAGAAGCCTCAAGGATAATGATAGGATTATAGTGATTTTTACGCTAGAGCAGGGCAAAATTAGCCTTATAGCCAAGGGCATAAAGAAGCCTAGGGCCAAGCTCCAAGCTCATACTGAGCCGCTAGTGGAGACTCGATTTAGCTACATCGGTAAAGGTAAGCTGCCAACGCTAGTTGCTGCGCGAACACAAGCATTAAACATTTTTTTTGAAGCTAAGCTTGAAGCAAGGCTCATGGCCCTGCTAATTACAGAGGTCTTAGACTTAATAACCATCGAAGCCCAGCCCAATAATACTCTTTATCACTGCTACAAGAGCTCCTTAGAAGAGATAGGCAGTGGCAGTAATGTGCTATTAACAGCAACTTTTGCGCTCTTAGGAATGATGAAGTATTCAGGCTTAGCGCCAGACATCAGGGGGATTGAAGGCCATAGTAAGTATTATTTTAATATGACCGACGGCAGAGTCGCCAGCAGTAAAACTAATATTGATGCAATTGTTATTAGCCCAGATGCCGTAAAGCTATGGAGTATTTGCACGAACTACAATATCTCTACCTGCCTTCGTCTTAAGTTAGAAAATAGAACTTTAGTGGAGTCGCTTAGCTTGCTGCTGGGCTATCTACAATATAGCTTTGATCGAAAGATAAAGAGTATCAAAGTTATATCCGAAAGTACTGAGCTTTTGCATGCTTAG
- a CDS encoding response regulator, with product MNKKVLIVEDDKLLCDVYRHSLELEGIGVLTAESYNSAIKIFNPDNISLLVLDIMLKNKNGFELLRDLRKRPNGDTVPTIIVTGMNTQDLNMDKELMVSLNILGIYTKSQFSISQFSKVVKDLIGQSEAV from the coding sequence ATGAATAAAAAAGTATTAATAGTAGAGGACGATAAACTGTTGTGTGATGTATATCGCCATTCCTTAGAGCTAGAGGGGATTGGAGTATTAACTGCGGAAAGCTATAATTCTGCAATTAAGATTTTTAATCCCGATAACATTTCTTTACTGGTGCTGGATATCATGCTTAAGAATAAAAATGGCTTTGAGCTGTTACGCGATTTACGCAAGAGGCCTAACGGGGATACTGTCCCGACAATAATTGTAACCGGCATGAATACCCAGGATCTTAATATGGATAAGGAGCTCATGGTGAGCCTAAATATTTTAGGGATATATACAAAGTCTCAGTTTTCGATTTCACAATTCTCAAAGGTAGTTAAAGATTTGATCGGCCAAAGTGAGGCAGTCTGA
- a CDS encoding peroxiredoxin codes for MLRLNQPAPDFKQPAFQKGIKGDFKDISLKDYKGKWVVLFFYPRDFTFVCPTEIEGFAKKSAEFKKINAYILAASTDSINSHKAWFERDLKDVDFPILADTNHQLSTAYEVLNEADGESERGTFIIDPDGKLRYAVLSDSNVGRSVDETMRVVQALQTGGLCPIDWEPGQAILTGD; via the coding sequence ATGTTGAGACTAAACCAACCAGCCCCAGATTTTAAGCAGCCTGCCTTTCAGAAGGGCATCAAAGGAGACTTCAAGGATATCAGTCTGAAAGACTACAAAGGTAAATGGGTAGTACTATTTTTCTATCCCAGAGACTTCACCTTTGTCTGCCCGACAGAAATAGAGGGTTTCGCCAAGAAGAGTGCCGAATTTAAAAAGATCAATGCCTATATTTTAGCAGCGAGTACAGATAGTATTAATTCGCATAAAGCATGGTTTGAGAGAGACCTCAAAGATGTCGATTTCCCTATCCTTGCCGATACCAATCACCAGCTCTCTACTGCCTATGAAGTACTAAATGAAGCAGATGGCGAATCCGAAAGAGGTACATTCATCATCGACCCTGATGGTAAGCTAAGGTATGCGGTACTCTCAGATAGTAATGTCGGGCGTAGCGTCGACGAGACAATGCGAGTAGTTCAGGCCCTGCAAACTGGCGGCCTATGTCCAATAGATTGGGAGCCAGGGCAAGCAATTTTAACAGGAGATTAA